The following DNA comes from Marichromatium purpuratum 984.
CTGGAGAAAGCGCGCGAGCGGGATCTCGAGCTGGGAGTCGGGCAGGAAGTGGATGCGCTTGCCGGCGAGCAGTTCGCGATAGTGCTCGAGCCCACGGCGGGCACGCGCCACCGCCGGCGCGGCGACCTCGTCGACACGCTCGGGGGTCACGCCCCAGGCGGCGGCGGCGGCCTTGAGCCAGGCCAGCGTGCCCTCGACGCCGAAGGGATAGGGCGCCGAGAGCAGCGCCGCGCCGCGCTTGTGCAGCGCGCGTGCGGTCTCGCCGAGGAAGGGCTGGGCGAGCAGCACCGAGGTGCCAGGGCCGACCGGGGGCAGCTCGCTGGCCTGACGCGGCGGCAGGAAGTGCACCGGGCCGATCTCGAGGGCCTCGAACAGCCGCCGGAACTGGTCCTCGACGACGTCGGGCAGGGTGCCGAGCACCAGCAGCGAGCGCTCGATGCTCGGCAGCGCCGGCAAGCGCGGCACCAAGGCGCCGAGACAGGCGTCCTCGCCTTGGGTGAAGGTGGTCTCGAGACCGCTGGCCGAGTAGTCGATGACCTGGACACGGTCGCTGTAGCGCTCGGAAAGACGCTCGGCGGCCTTACCCAGATCGAGCTTGATCACCTCGGAGGGGCAGGATCCGACCAGGAACAGGGTCTTGATGTCGGGACGGCGCTCGAGCACGTCGGCGACCACGCGGTCGAGTTCCTGGTTGCAGTCGGCGAGACCGGCGAGATCACGCTCCTGGAGGATGGCGGTGGCAAAGCGCGGCTCGGCGAAGATCATCACCCCGGCGGCCGACTGCAGCAGGTGCGCGCAGGTACGCGAGCCCACCACCAGGAAGAAGGCGTCCTGGATCTTGCGGTGCAGCCAGACGATACCGGCCAGACCGCAGAAGACCTGGCGCTGACCACGCTCGCGGGTGATCTCGGGCAGCGCACAACCGCCCTGCTTGGGTTCAGTCACCAGGCTCATTCGGTCACCTCGGCGAGCTTGGTCGCGCGGTTGCCCTCGAGCCGCGCGGCGCGCAGCTTGATCAGGAACTGTCCGGCATTGATCACGTAGGTGGCGTAGGCGGCGAGCGCGATCCACATCTGCCCGGTCACATCCACCCAGTGAGTGGCCAGGGCGACCAGATAGGCGGTGTGCAGCGCCAGCACCAACATGCTGAAGACGTCTTCCCAGAAGAAGGCGCGCGCGAACAGGTACCGCCCGAACACGACCTTTTCCCAGATCGCGCCGGTAATCATGATGGTATAGAGGATCAGGGTCTTGATAACGATGGAGACCGTCGCCGCCAGCGCACCCTCGCCGGTTGACAGGTAACGCAGCACCAGGTACAGACTAACCAGAAAGACCACGAATTGAACGGGCGCAAGAATCCCTTGAACCAGCGTCCAAGGCGATTCGTCCCGACGCCTGCGCTCTTCTGGGGTATAAAGCGGCGGGCGCGGGATTTGCTTTGATTGACGGAGACTCATCGTTGGCCGGGCTCGCTTCGATCCTTAGTCGTTATTTCATGCATGAGGAATCTAGTCCGCTTTCCAAGATGCGTCAACCAAACTTTACGTAAACTTGACTTGACAACCCGGCACAAGCCACCACAATAGGGTTGCGAGTCCAACGAGGCCGCTTGCGGTGCCCTGGCACCAGCATGCACGGTACGTTCGGCATGGCCCGTCCAGACCGACGACCGCCGCTCCGTTGCACTCGAGAGTTGAGAGGGCGGGCCTCGATCCAGCAACATCGAAGTACGGAGACGAGCCCGCGCATTGCGCCTTGGTTTGGTTTCCGTCGAAACACCTGATTTCGGCAGCGAGCATCGCGCATCCGAGCCCAACTTGTCACCCCCCGCGTGCGCGCGCAGGGCGACCCAGGGTCCTCGAAGCGTGGCAAACGGGCTTCAACGCCCGGGGTGCCGGGAGGCTTGTGATTCATTTGGGATCTCGTTCGGTGAGCCTGCCACTGCGGCCCTGACGTGGAACCTGCTAAACGCACCCATAGGCAGTGGAGGGTCTGGTCGCCGTGAGTCCGTTCAGAGACCCAAGGGAATCCCTGGGCGTCCTCAACGCCGAAACAGCGGCGCTGTTAATCGAAGGCACAGCGGACATCGCCATCGTGATCGACGACCAAGGCGTAGTGAGCGATATTGCGTACGGGAGCGACGATCTCTCCTCGGAGTTCAGCGACGAGTGGATCGGCCAGCCGTGGCTGGCGACCGTCATCCCGGAGAGCCGCCCCAACCTCGAGGCGCTGCTCGCCGAGGCCGAGCACGACGCCATCACCCACTGGCGCCAGGTCACCCACCCCACCGCGCGAGGCACCGACATCCCGGTGCAATACCGCGCGATGCGGCTCGGTGAGGACGGCTCGGTGGTGGCGCTCGGGCGCAACCTCCAGGGCATCGCCGCATTGCAGCAGCAACTGGTCGACGCCCAGCAGGCGCTCGAGCGCGACTACTGGCGCTTCCGTCAGGTCGAGACCCGCTATCGGTTGCTGTTCCGCATGGTCTCCGAGGCCATCCTCATCATCGACGCACCGACCCAGCGCGTGGTCGAGGCCAACCCGGCGTCGGGACAGCTGCTCGGCGAGGCGCCCGCACGGGTGATCGGCCGCCCCTTCCCCGAGGGCTTCGACGCCGACAGCACCCAGGCGATCAACGGCCTGCTCGCCGGCGTGCGCGCCGCCGGGCGCGCCGACGACGTGCGCGCCCGACTGCTCGACAGCGGTCAGGAGTTCCTCGTCTCGGCCTCGCTGTTGCGCCAGGAGAACGTCTCCTTCCTGCTCGTCAGGCTCTCGCCACTGCCCGCCGACAACTCGACGACCGCTCACCCGGAGGCCGGCGCGCGTTATCTGCGCGTGCTCGAGAACGCCCCCGACTGCGTGGTCATCACCGATGGCGACGGTCGCGTGCTCACCGCCAACGGCACCTTCCTCAATCTCGCCGAGGTGGCCACCGAGCAGCAGGCCCGCGGCGAGTCGCTCGACCGCTGGCTGGGTCGTCCCGGGGTCGACCTCAACGTGCTGATGGCCAACCTGCGCCAGCACGGCACGGTGCGGCTGTTCGCCACCACCCTGTGCGGCGAATACGGCTCGACCACCGATGTCGAGATCTCGGCGGCGGCCATCCGCAACGGCGAGCGTCCCTATTTCGGCTTCTTCATCCGCGACGTCGGCCGCCGGCTCGGCGCCGAACCGGCGCCCACGCCGGAACAGCCGCGTTGGCTCGAGCAGCTCACCGAACGTGTCGGCCGGGTACCGCTCAAGGAGCTGGTGCGCGAGTCGACCGATACCATCGAGCGACTCTGCATCGAGGCCGCGCTCAAGCTGACCGGCGACAATCGCGCCTCGGCCGCCGAGCTGCTCGGCTTGAGCCGCCAGAGCCTGTACGTCAAAATCGACCGCTACGGCATCACCGACCAAGCGTCCGAGGCCACGGCGCCGGACAAGAAATAGCGCCGACCTCGACACCCATGCAGCCCGACCCGATCATCACCGCGCGCAGCGTCGGCGCCTCCCGGCGGCGCCCGCCACCCTCGCCCCGGGCCGAGACGCGCACCCCGTTCCACCCACGATCGCATGGCGGCGCTCCCGGCCGGATCGCCGCCGCGCCCCCTGACAGGCTTTTAGGCTTTAGGTTTCCGGCATGAATCAATCGACGCTGTCCGCCACCCCCAAGCGCCCCGCCTTGCCCGCGGTACTCGAGGTCCTCCACCCCATCACCTGGTTCCCGCCGATGTGGGCCTTCGCCTGCGGCGTGGTCTCCTCCGGCGCGCCGATCCTCGATCAGTTGCTGGTGGTGTTCGCCGGTATCCTGCTCGCCGGGCCATTGATGTGCGGTACCAGCCAGGTGGTCAACGACTGGTACGATCGTCATGTCGATGCCATCAACGAGCCCGACCGTCCCATCCCCTCCGGTCGCATTCCCGGCAACTGGGGCTTCTATCTGTCGTTGATCTGGACCGCCGTCTCGTTGCTGCTGGCCTACGCGCTCGGCCCCTGGGTATTCGGTGCCTCGCTGCTCGGCATGGCCCTGGCCTGGGCCTACAGCGCCCCGCCCTTCCGCCTCAAGGGTAACGGCTGGTGGGGCAACCTCGCCGTCGGCATCTCCTACGAGGGGCTGGCCTGGGTGACCGGCGCGGCGGTGATGATCGGCGGCGCCATGCCCGACTGGCAGATCCTCGTACTCGCCCTGCTCTACAGCATCGGCGCCCACGGCATCATGACCCTCAACGACTTCAAGGCGATCGAGGGCGACATCAAGATGAACGTACGCACCCTGCCGGTGCAGCTCGGTGTCGATCGCGCCGCGCGCCTCGCCTGCCTGGTGATGGGCCTGCCGCAAGCAATCGTGATCGCGCTGCTGTTCTCCTGGGACAAGCCCGCGCACGCCATCGCCGTCGGCGTGGTACTGCTGGTCCAGGTGGGCTTGATGATCCGCTTCCTCGGCGACCCGCGCGCCCGCGCCACCTGGTTCAGTGGACTCGGCGTCAGTGTCTATGTCACCGGAATGATGATCAGCGCCTTCGCGGTGCGGGCACTGGCCGGCTGATCCGGCGCCGCCGCCCGCCCCGCGCACCAACCTCAACCCGGGGCGCCGGAGCACCGCGAGCGGCGGGCACGGACGCCTCTCAACCAGGGTAGGACCCTCATGACTGAGCTCGAAACCTTCGACGTGGTGGTGATCGGCGGCGGCCCCGCCGGCGCCACCGCCGCCACCGACCTGGCCAAGCGTGGCCGTTCCGTGCTGCTGCTCGACCGCCCCGGACGGATCAAGCCCTGCGGCGGCGCCATCCCGCCGCAGGCGATGCGTGAATTCGACATCCCCGAGGCACAGCTGGCCACCCGGGTCTACTCGGCACGCATGGTCGCACCCTCCAACCGCACCGTCGACATGCCGATCGACGGCGGCTATGTCGGCATGGTCGACCGCAAGGACTTCGACGAGTGGCTGCGCGAGCGTGCCGCCGAGCACGGCGCCACCCGGCTCGACGCCACCTTCGAGACCATCGAGCGCGACGCTGACGGCACCGCCCTGGTGCGCTACCGCCCCGGTCAGGGCCGCGATTCGGGCGAGCCACTGCAGGTGCGTGCGCGCGCGGTGATCGGCGCCGACGGCGCCCACTCGGCGGTGGCCAAGCAGTGCGTGCCCGGCGCCGAGAAGATGAAGTATGTCGCCGCCTATCACGAGATCGTGCGCACCCCGGAGGGCTTCGACGGCACCCGCTGCGACGTCTACTACCAGGGCGACATCTCGCCCGACTTCTACGGTTGGGTGTTCCCCCACGGCGACACCATCAGCGTCGGCGTCGGCACCGAGATCAGCGGCTTCTCGCTGCGCTCGGCCTGCACCGAGCTGCGCAAGCGCGCCGGACTGGCCGAGGTCGAGACGCTGCGCTGCGAGGGCGCGCCGATCCCGCTCGAGCCGCTACGCTGCTGGGACAACGGTCGTGACGTGGTGCTCGCCGGCGATGCTGCGGGTGTGGTCGCGCCGGCCTCCGGCGAGGGCATCTACTACGCCCTGCTCGGCGGACGCCTGGCCGGCGAAGCGGTCGAGGAGATGCTGGCTACCGGCAAGGCCTCGGCGCTCAAGCTCGCGCGCAAGCGCTTCATAAAGGATCACGGCCGGGTGTTCTGGATCCTCGGCATCATGCAGCGCTTCTGGTATGCCAACGACAAACGCCGGGAGCGCTTCGTCAGCATCTGCGCCGACCCCGATGTGCAGTACCTGACCTGGGAGGCGTACATGAACAAGCGCCTGGTGCGCGCCAAGCCGACGGCGCACATCCGTATCTTCTTCAAGGATCTCGCCCACCTGCTCGGCGTCGTCTCGCCGCGCTGAGCAAGGAGCCGAACGCCCTTCCCTTCGGGCGCTGTACACCAGCACCCGAAGGGCTCCTCGACTC
Coding sequences within:
- the ppsR gene encoding transcriptional regulator PpsR, giving the protein MSPFRDPRESLGVLNAETAALLIEGTADIAIVIDDQGVVSDIAYGSDDLSSEFSDEWIGQPWLATVIPESRPNLEALLAEAEHDAITHWRQVTHPTARGTDIPVQYRAMRLGEDGSVVALGRNLQGIAALQQQLVDAQQALERDYWRFRQVETRYRLLFRMVSEAILIIDAPTQRVVEANPASGQLLGEAPARVIGRPFPEGFDADSTQAINGLLAGVRAAGRADDVRARLLDSGQEFLVSASLLRQENVSFLLVRLSPLPADNSTTAHPEAGARYLRVLENAPDCVVITDGDGRVLTANGTFLNLAEVATEQQARGESLDRWLGRPGVDLNVLMANLRQHGTVRLFATTLCGEYGSTTDVEISAAAIRNGERPYFGFFIRDVGRRLGAEPAPTPEQPRWLEQLTERVGRVPLKELVRESTDTIERLCIEAALKLTGDNRASAAELLGLSRQSLYVKIDRYGITDQASEATAPDKK
- a CDS encoding geranylgeranyl diphosphate reductase; the protein is MTELETFDVVVIGGGPAGATAATDLAKRGRSVLLLDRPGRIKPCGGAIPPQAMREFDIPEAQLATRVYSARMVAPSNRTVDMPIDGGYVGMVDRKDFDEWLRERAAEHGATRLDATFETIERDADGTALVRYRPGQGRDSGEPLQVRARAVIGADGAHSAVAKQCVPGAEKMKYVAAYHEIVRTPEGFDGTRCDVYYQGDISPDFYGWVFPHGDTISVGVGTEISGFSLRSACTELRKRAGLAEVETLRCEGAPIPLEPLRCWDNGRDVVLAGDAAGVVAPASGEGIYYALLGGRLAGEAVEEMLATGKASALKLARKRFIKDHGRVFWILGIMQRFWYANDKRRERFVSICADPDVQYLTWEAYMNKRLVRAKPTAHIRIFFKDLAHLLGVVSPR
- a CDS encoding ferredoxin:protochlorophyllide reductase (ATP-dependent) subunit N gives rise to the protein MSLVTEPKQGGCALPEITRERGQRQVFCGLAGIVWLHRKIQDAFFLVVGSRTCAHLLQSAAGVMIFAEPRFATAILQERDLAGLADCNQELDRVVADVLERRPDIKTLFLVGSCPSEVIKLDLGKAAERLSERYSDRVQVIDYSASGLETTFTQGEDACLGALVPRLPALPSIERSLLVLGTLPDVVEDQFRRLFEALEIGPVHFLPPRQASELPPVGPGTSVLLAQPFLGETARALHKRGAALLSAPYPFGVEGTLAWLKAAAAAWGVTPERVDEVAAPAVARARRGLEHYRELLAGKRIHFLPDSQLEIPLARFLQRELGMELVEVASPFIDRQLMEPELALLPEGVRVTEGQDLETQLDRVRAARPDLTVCGLGLANPLEAEGLRTKWSIELVFSPVHGFDQAADLAELFARPLTRGALLQV
- the chlG gene encoding chlorophyll synthase ChlG; the encoded protein is MNQSTLSATPKRPALPAVLEVLHPITWFPPMWAFACGVVSSGAPILDQLLVVFAGILLAGPLMCGTSQVVNDWYDRHVDAINEPDRPIPSGRIPGNWGFYLSLIWTAVSLLLAYALGPWVFGASLLGMALAWAYSAPPFRLKGNGWWGNLAVGISYEGLAWVTGAAVMIGGAMPDWQILVLALLYSIGAHGIMTLNDFKAIEGDIKMNVRTLPVQLGVDRAARLACLVMGLPQAIVIALLFSWDKPAHAIAVGVVLLVQVGLMIRFLGDPRARATWFSGLGVSVYVTGMMISAFAVRALAG
- the bchF gene encoding 2-vinyl bacteriochlorophyllide hydratase; translated protein: MSLRQSKQIPRPPLYTPEERRRRDESPWTLVQGILAPVQFVVFLVSLYLVLRYLSTGEGALAATVSIVIKTLILYTIMITGAIWEKVVFGRYLFARAFFWEDVFSMLVLALHTAYLVALATHWVDVTGQMWIALAAYATYVINAGQFLIKLRAARLEGNRATKLAEVTE